In Gigantopelta aegis isolate Gae_Host chromosome 6, Gae_host_genome, whole genome shotgun sequence, the following are encoded in one genomic region:
- the LOC121375820 gene encoding cysteine-rich hydrophobic domain-containing protein 2-like produces the protein MADFDTIYEEDDEPDSTDDCGITVPEPIVIRGAGNVTIFGLSNKFDVEFPSGLSAKVAPEEFKATMVRINSVLRKALPVNVKWLFCGCVCCCCTLGCSLWPVICLSKRTRHAIEKVLDWENSHLYHKLGLHFRLSKQRCDSSSMMEYVLLVEFIPKVPILRPD, from the exons ATGGCCGACTTCGATACAATATACGAAGAAGACGACGAACCAGATTCTACAGATGATTGTGGCATTACTGTCCCAGAGCCGATAGTAATACGCGGTGCCGGGAATGTTACTAT ttttgGTCTCAGTAACAAGTTTGATGTCGAATTTCCATCAGGTCTTTCAGCAAAG GTGGCCCCAGAAGAGTTCAAGGCGACGATGGTGCGGATAAACAGTGTTCTTCGCAAGGCGTTGCCCGTCAACGTCAAGTGGTTgttttgtggttgtgtctgctGCTGCTGTACACTCGGCTGTTCCTTGTGGCCTGTCATTTGTCTCAGTAAAAGA acaaGACATGCAATAGAAAAAGTGTTAGACTGGGAAAATAGTCATCTATATCATAAG CTTGGATTGCATTTTCGACTTAGTAAACAAAGGTGTGACTCAAGTAGTATGATGGAATAT GTACTGTTAGTTGAATTCATTCCAAAAGTCCCGATTTTACGACCGGACTAG